From one Amaranthus tricolor cultivar Red isolate AtriRed21 chromosome 17, ASM2621246v1, whole genome shotgun sequence genomic stretch:
- the LOC130803592 gene encoding uncharacterized protein LOC130803592, whose product MKQVIVLAFLVVCIGGLYKVNGSGECGRVSPDKEAFKLMPCAMAAQDENAPVSDRCCAVIKQLGQNPSCLCAVMMSNTARSAGAKPQVSITIPKRCNLADRPVGYKCGAYTLP is encoded by the exons ATGAAGCAAGTAATTGTGTTAGCTTTCCTTGTTGTTTGCATTGGAGGGTTATATAAAGTGAATGGTTCTGGTGAGTGTGGGAGAGTATCCCCTGATAAAGAGGCATTCAAACTCATGCCCTGTGCTATGGCTGCACAGGATGAGAATGCCCCAGTTTCAGACAGATGTTGTGCTGTAATCAAGCAGTTGGGTCAGAACCCAAGCTGCCTTTGTGCTGTTATGATGTCTAACACTGCTAGAAGTGCTGGGGCCAAGCCTCAGGTTTCTATCACCATCCCTAAAAGATGCAACCTTGCTGATCGTCCTGTTGGTTACAAGTGTGGTG CTTACACCTTACCTTGA